The genomic region ATATGCCATTCCGCACAGCCAGCGGTCAAAGGCACGCCTCCGGGTTGAAATTGCGCCCCGATCGAAATTGTCGATCGAGGATCTGCATGCACACTGCCTTTCCGCGCTCAAGACGGAGACACAGGTGATGGTGAAGCGCGAGGACGAGCAGGCCTTTGCGGAGTTGAACGGGGCGAACATCAAGTTTGTCGAGGACGCCGTGCGCCTCCTTTACGCTCAACTGCGAAAGGATCGTCGCATTGTCGATTTTCAGGCCGCCTGCGCGCACCTGGAATCGCTGCATTCGCATGACGCGGTGAGCGTGATCTGCAAGGGCGTGCGGGGTGGGATGACAGGCGATTTCAGCGACTTCCGCTCGCTGGTTTGCTGAGGGAGGGCGTGGTGATGGGGAGCGCGCTGCGCCGTGTCCGGCTGAATGAATGACTGCCCAACCGCCATTCCGCTTCACTTGCAGTCTGCAAGGGGGAGGGGAAAACTGACATGCGAATTGCATGGACAATCCGGCGGCAACCGGATTGCAGCCAGCCAAAGTGTTTGTGAAACAATTGTTTGAATGGGGCCGATTCCATCTGGCACGCGTCCAGCATCCCGGTGGGCATGAACACCAGGGATGCTCATGGATTCGTCGCCGCAGGCATTGTGATGAAATTCCTGCCCGTCTGGTTGCCGTCCGTGCTTGGATCGGCCTCTGCGATGGAGGTGCGGGGCCTGTGGCTCGCCTTCATGAGCTGGGTCATGTTTTCGGTGGCGCTGCTTCACTACACTCCGATAGCGGCAAGGTGGAGTGCCGGGCAGATTGCCAGGTACCGGGCCCTGTCGGCTGCCGCGCTTGCCGCGAGGCGACAGGCTGCCGTTGAAGCGTCGGCCACACGCATACGGGTCTCCGTCTGAACGATGCTCTCGCAGCGTCGCTCTGCAGCCTGGGATGGCGCATTCGCTTTGGTGCGATGGTTGGAATCGCCCGATCGTGTCCCCAGGTGGCTCGTGGCTTGTGCTTGCTAGCGGTCCGTGTCAGGAATTTTTTGGCGGTGCATGGGAACCCATCTTGGCCTGGACATTGGTTCGTCGTCGGTCATCGCCGGCATTCTGCAGGGGAGGAGGGTTTCCGCCGTGGCGCCGCGCGTCTTTTTCAAGACCCGTTACAACACAGGCACGGCGGAGGTGGACCCCGACGATCTCCTCGCGGCCATGGCGAAGGCGGTCGCGAGTCTCGGTGCGAAGGCGCGGCGGGTAGATGCGGTGGCGCTGGCCACGATGTGTCCGGCGTGGGTGGCCATGGACGCGAAAGGGCGCGCGCTGACGCCGATTGTGACGCATCAGGACCGGCGCAGTGTCGCCGAGGCGAAGGAGATCGAGGCGCGCATCGGGAAGGAGCGCCATCTCGCCTTGTGCGGATCGCGACCGTTTCCCGGCGGCATCAGCTCCACGACGTGGGCGTGGTATCTTGCCCACCGGCCGCAGGCGCTGCGCGGGGTCGATCTCGCCGGGCATTTGAACACCTTTCTGCACCGGCGGATAACCGGCGCGCGGGTGATCGATCCGTCGAATGCGTCATTCACGGGATTGTACAATACGCTTTCGCAGGACGGGTGGAGTGATGAATTGTGCGCGAACATAGGCGTGGGCCGTTCGGTGCTTCCGGATGTCGTGGACGCCGATGTGATCGGCGGAGGCGTGACGCGTTCGGCGGCCGCGGCGCTTGGTCTCCGCGAGGGAACTCCCGTGATGACGGGCCTGATGGATGGCAGCGCGGGCATGCTGCTCGCGGGTGCAAGGGTCGGGCAGTTGTTCAACGTGGTGGGATCGACGGACGTGCTGGCGCTGTGCACGAATCGCCCCCGGCCGCACGAACGGCTGCTGACACGCGCGCTGGGGGTTCAGGGAAAATGGCTGCATGTCAGCACGATTGCCGCGATGGCGTCGTCAATCTACTGGGCGCGCGACCAGTTCTTTCCGGAGATGCCGATCGAGTCGTTTCGCAGGGAGTTTCGGCGTCTCAGTCGCCGCGGCGCCGCGGCCTCCGGATCCGTTCGCGTCGAGCCCTACATGGCTGGAACACGCACGGAAATCGAGCAGCGCCAGGGCGCGTTTTCGGGGATCACGCTTGCAACGACACGCACGGAAATGCTGTCGGCGATCGTCGAGGCGCTCACCCGCGCGAGCGCCGAACGACTGCCGCTCCTGGAGGCGACGGGCACGCGTCTGCTCCGCACCGTGGCGGTTTCCGGCGGCTCGGACCGGCTCGATGAACTGATGCACCGCGACTGGCCGGGACGCTGGAAATACAGACCGGTCGAGGATGCGACGATGCGCGGACTGGGTGTGCTGGAACCGCGCGAGCGGACCTGAAATTTTCCCCTTCTCAAGCCATGAGACTCTATATTCTGGTCGGCCTCGGCGGCGCATTGGGGACGGTGACACGTCTCTATCTTTCCGACGTCGCAGCGCGTGCGTGGGGTCCCTCGTTTCCCTGGGGAACGTTTTTCATCAATGTGACGGGCTGCCTGCTCATTGGATTCTTTGTGACTGCAACCGGATTGGGCGGACGCTGGACATTGCCGGCTGAACTGCGGCTTGCGGTCAGCGCGGGATTCTGCGGCGGCTACACGACATTTTCAGCGTTCAGTTATCAGACGCTGGAACTTTTCAAGGACGGCGCCTGGGCCCGGGCCGGGACCTATGTTCTCGGCTCGGTGGTGCTATGCCTGGCGGGTGTGGTCCTTGGGCACTGGTTGGGGATCCTCTTCAACAACCGGGGTGCCTGAGGATGATGAAGCCGGGGAAAACATAGGATAGGTAATTGAAAACCAGTTAATTGCAATTGTGATAGTTTTTGATCGAAATCTTTCAAAATCTATCAGACGATTGAGGAATGCCCGCGTCAGCCCCTGCCACAGACCTTGTCGATCGACTGCTACACCTTTCCCACCAACTGGGGAGGGAGGAGCGCAAATTGGCGATTCTGGGCGAGGGAAACACCTCGGCGCGCCGCGATGGGGAAACGTTCTGGGTCAAGGCAAGTGGTTCCAATCTGGGGTCGCTTTCGCCCGCTGATCTGACGGCCTGCCGTTTTGCCGGACTGCTGCCGCTGCTTGATCGCAAGCGCATGAGTGATCAGGCGATTGATGAGGCATTGTTTGCCGCGCGACTGGATGAGTCGGCGCGGAAACCTTCGGTTGAGGCGATTTTTCACGCCTGGCTGCTGACACTTCCGGAGGTGAACTTTGTGGGGCATTGTCATCCGGTGGCGGTGAATTCGCTCCTGTGCACCGCGATGGGACGCACGTTTGCGCGTCGCCGGGTTTTCCCGGATGAAGTCGTGTGCTGCGGTGTGGAGAGTGTTTATGTTCCCTACGCTGATCCTGGCTTGAAGCTCGCGCAGGCCATTCGGTTGGCAACGCAGGCGCACATCCGGCGACTCGCCCGGCCGCCTCGATTGATCCTCCTGGAGAACCACGGATTGATAGCCCTGGGTTCCAGTCCGTCCTCAGTTCTGGCTTCGACCCTCATGGCGGTGAAGGCGGCGGAGATTTTCGCCTGCGCGCTTGCGACGGGTGCAAAGCCGCGGTTCCTGACGGCGGCGCAGGTCTTGCGCATCGCGGGCCGTCCGGACGAGCATTACCGCCAGAAGGCGCTTGGCATTTGATTCCATTTTTTGCCCATGAAAACGTACACCCATGTCAATCATCTCTGGGATGACGCCAAGGCGTCGAAGCTCGATGCCGTCGGCCGCCTGGTCTACCGCTCCAATCTCCTTGGAAGCGATCAGCGCGTCACCAACACCGGAGGCGGAAACACGTCCTCGAAGATCACGGAAACGGATCCGCTGACCGGCAAGCCGGTCGAAGTCCTTTGGGTGAAGGGGTCGGGCGGCGACCTGCGCACCAGCACGCGCGAGAACTTCTCCTCACTGTATCAGGACAAGCTTGTCGGGCTCCAGTCGCTTTACGCGGCCCGGAAGGACAAGGGCCTGAAATCGCCGGCGGAGGACGAGATGGTGGGCATGTACACCCACACGACGTTCAATCTCAATCCGCGCGCCTCGTCGATCGACACCCCGCTGCACTCGTTCATTCCGGGCAAGTTTGTCGATCACATGCATCCGAATGCGATCATCGCGATCGCGGCTTCGCAGAACTGCGAGAAGCTGACGCGGGAGATTTTCGGCGACGCCATGGCGTATGTTCCGTGGATGCGTCCGGGTTTCGAACTCGGGCTCGCCATGCAGAGGATCGCGCGCGAGCAGCCCAATGTGCGGGCGATCATGATGGGCCAGCATGGCTTCATCTCATGGGCGGATGACGAGAAGCAGTGCTACACGCTGACGCTCGACATGATCGAGAAGGCGGCGGTCTACATCGAGCAGAAGTACCAGGCCAAGGGCGGTGACGCCGCGGCCTTCGGCGGCGCGAAACATGCGTCGCTTTCGCCGGAGAAGCGTCAGGCCGCTTTCGCCACCATACTCCCCTGGCTGCGCGGACAGGTGTCGAAGGAGAAGCGCTTCATCGGCACCGTGCAGGACGACGAGCGCATTCTGCGCTTCGTGAATTCCAGGGATGCCGCGCGCCTGGCTGAGCTGGGAACGTCGTGTCCCGACCATTTTCTGCGCACGAAGATCAAGCCGCTTTATGTGGATTGGAACCCGCAGACGGAGGATGCAGCGGCGCTCAAGGCGAAGCTTGCGGCGGGACTTGTGCAGTACCGCAAGGACTACGAGGCGTATTACACGAAATGCCGTCATGCGAACTCGCCCGCGATGCGCGATGCCAATCCGACGGTGGTGCTCAT from Opitutaceae bacterium harbors:
- a CDS encoding class II aldolase/adducin family protein, whose translation is MPASAPATDLVDRLLHLSHQLGREERKLAILGEGNTSARRDGETFWVKASGSNLGSLSPADLTACRFAGLLPLLDRKRMSDQAIDEALFAARLDESARKPSVEAIFHAWLLTLPEVNFVGHCHPVAVNSLLCTAMGRTFARRRVFPDEVVCCGVESVYVPYADPGLKLAQAIRLATQAHIRRLARPPRLILLENHGLIALGSSPSSVLASTLMAVKAAEIFACALATGAKPRFLTAAQVLRIAGRPDEHYRQKALGI
- the crcB gene encoding fluoride efflux transporter CrcB; this encodes MRLYILVGLGGALGTVTRLYLSDVAARAWGPSFPWGTFFINVTGCLLIGFFVTATGLGGRWTLPAELRLAVSAGFCGGYTTFSAFSYQTLELFKDGAWARAGTYVLGSVVLCLAGVVLGHWLGILFNNRGA
- a CDS encoding bifunctional rhamnulose-1-phosphate aldolase/short-chain dehydrogenase; protein product: MKTYTHVNHLWDDAKASKLDAVGRLVYRSNLLGSDQRVTNTGGGNTSSKITETDPLTGKPVEVLWVKGSGGDLRTSTRENFSSLYQDKLVGLQSLYAARKDKGLKSPAEDEMVGMYTHTTFNLNPRASSIDTPLHSFIPGKFVDHMHPNAIIAIAASQNCEKLTREIFGDAMAYVPWMRPGFELGLAMQRIAREQPNVRAIMMGQHGFISWADDEKQCYTLTLDMIEKAAVYIEQKYQAKGGDAAAFGGAKHASLSPEKRQAAFATILPWLRGQVSKEKRFIGTVQDDERILRFVNSRDAARLAELGTSCPDHFLRTKIKPLYVDWNPQTEDAAALKAKLAAGLVQYRKDYEAYYTKCRHANSPAMRDANPTVVLIPGLGMIAWGKDKSESRVTAEFYNCAVEVMRGAEAIDRYIALPQQEAFDIEYWLLEEAKLKRMPAEKELARQVIVVVGAGSGIGKETAHRLVKEGAHIVCVDLNEAAAQATAKEITDKYGLGIGVAGSGISNCGPSLGLSANVTDRASVRRMLDQVALAYGGFDSICVTAGTFVASDVTGHIPDDKWAMTFAINVTGSYIVGDEAAKSWKEQGLRGSLVLTTSANAVVAKKGSVAYDTSKAAANHLVRELAIELAPLVRVNGVAPATVVQGSAMFPRDRVIGSLAKYNIPYTEDEATESLVRKLAQFYADRTLTKSPITPADQAEAYFLLVTQRLSKTTGQVLTVDGGLHEAFLR